CCCTGCTGCCCGTGATCGCCACGAACCTGTCCAGCCTGGTCTGGGGCTACGGCGCTGCCGCGAAGTCCTACCGCGACTTCGAGCCGACCGTGGTCGTGCTCGGCTTCTCGCTGGTCTTCTTCACCTCGCACTACCTGATCGTCCGCGGCTTCTACGCGCTGGAGCGGACCCAGCTGGTCTTCTGGATCCAGTGCGTGATCGCGCTGGTCAACATCGTGCTGGCCTACGTGCTGGTCGGCCGCGCCCTCGCGCACTCGGTCAGCCCGGCGCTCGGCCTCGCCTACACCGGCGCGTACGCGGTCGGCGCGGCCACGGCGTACGGGCTGCTGGCACGGCGCCTCGGCGGCCTCGACACGCCTCGCCTCGTGCGCTTCGGTGTCCGGATGCTGCTGGCGATCCTGCCCGCGCTGGTCGTGGCCTGGCTGGTCGCCGGTCAGCTCGACGGCCTGATCGGCGACGACCCCAACAAGCTCGAGGTGATCGTCTTCCTGGGCGTCGTCGGCGGCGTCTACGGCCTGGTCTTCCTCGGGTTCGCACGGTTGTTCCGGATTGTCGAGGTGACCGAGATGGTCCAGGGCTTCACCCGCCGCATCCCCGGGCTCCGCTGACCCTCCGCAGCTACGCCGGAGCGACTAGGGTTTCACCGAGCAGCTCCACGATCGCGGCGAGGAGGTAGGCATGCGACCCGGTGACGTCCTCGCGTCGCGGTACCGCCTGACCGTGCTCCTCCACGACCGCAACGGCGGCCGGTTCTGGCGTGCCCACGACCTCGTCCTCGCCCGCGACGTCGCCCTGCACCTGATCCCGGAGGACGACCCGCGCGGCCCCCTGCTCGAGGAGGCGGCGCGGCGTTCCGCCACCGTCCAGGACCCGCGCCTGCTCCGGGTGCTCGACAGCGCGAGCGTCGACGGGCTCCACTACGTCGTCAACGAGTGGGGCGAGGGCACCTCGCTCAACCACCTCATCGCCGAGGAGCCCCTCTCCCCGGTCCGCGCCGCATGGCTGGTCTCCGAGGTGGCAGGGATGATCGCCGCCGGCCACGCCGCCGGAGTGGCCCACGGGCGCCTGGTCCCCGAGAACGTCCTCATCGACACCACCGGAGCCGTGAAGATCATCGGCTTCGCGGTCGACGCGGCCCTGCACGGCCTGCCGCCGGGCCGTGCATCGGCCGACATCACCGACCTCGGTGGCCTGCTCTACGCCGCCCTCACCGGACGCTGGAGCGGCGTCTCCGAGTCCGGTGTGCCGTCCGCACCGATCGAGCACGGCCGGCCGCTTCGCCCGCGCCAGGTGCGTGCCGGCGTTCCGCGGGTGCTCGACGGCATCTGCGACAGCCTGCTCGGCGCCGGCACGCGCTTCACGAGCGCGGCGGAGGTCGCCGAGGCGCTCACCGACTACATCGGCGACCCGGCGACCGTCGCAGCCGCCGAAGCCGACCGGCTGCGCACCGGCACCACGCCCGTACGCCGCCCCGGCACCGACGACACCGACGCGACCGGCGCCCTCGCGGCCGTGACCGCACCGGTCCCCGTTCCGCCGATGGACGGGCCGTCGCCCGACGACACCGTGCTCACCCCCGCCGTGACCGAGGACGACGTCGAGCGCACCCAGATCGGCGCGCCCGTGTTCGGCGACGCCGACGACCCCGAGGCTGCTGCGCTGGCCGACCCCGACTGGCACACGCCGTCGGAGGTCGCACCCGCTCCTCCCCCGCCGTTCGAGGAGGTGCCGGAGCGGCCGCTCTTCGCGCCCGACCCGCCCGAGGGACGGCTGCGACGGCTGCCGCCACCGACCTCCGCCGACGCGGGCTTCTGGCCCTTCGGCAACACGGGCGAGCTGCCGGCGATCCCTGCCGTCGAGGAGAAGGAGCCGGCCGAGCCGGTCCCCGGGCGGAGCTGGCTGCGCGGCGCCCTCGTGCTGCTGGCGATCCTGGTCCTGCTCCCGATGGCCTACGTCATCGCAGGCCTGGTCCGGCACGACGGTGACACCTCGACCGGCTCGGGCAGCGGCGGCCCCTCGGCGTCCGCGAAGCCGCTCCCCGGCGTGCGGGCCACGGCGTTCGACCCGCTCGGCGACAACGACGAGCACAACAGCGATGCCGCGCTGGCCGTCGACGGCAAGGCCACCACGGCATGGACGACCTCGGGCTACGACCAGGACCTCGGCCCGGCCGGCCTCAAGGCGGGTGTCGGGCTGGTGCTCGACCTCGGCGCGAGCCACACGGTGACGTCCGTGGACGTGACGGTGCAGGGTGGGGCGACCTCGCTGCAGCTCTTCGCAGCGGGTGGCACGTCTCCCGGCACGGTCGACGGGCTCGACGCCGTCGCCTCGGGCTCCGGCAGCTCCACCATCACGCTCACCCCGACGAAGGCGTTCTCGTCGCGGTTCCTCGTCGTGTGGATGACCAGCCTCCCGCAGGTCTCCGGACAGTTCCGCGGCGCGATCGCCGAGGTCGAGGTCCACGCGTGAGCGAGAGCGGGCCGGAGGGATCCGACGCCGACCTGCTCGCCGCCCACGTCGACGGTGACCCCGAGGCGTTCGGGCTGCTCTTCCGGCGGCACCGCGACCGGCTGTGGGCCGTCGCGCTCCGGACCCTGGGGGACCCCGACGACGCGGCCGACGCCCTGCAGGACGCGATGGTCTCGGCCTTCCGTCGTGCGGCGTCCTGGCGCGGCGAGGCCGCCGTGACCACCTGGCTGCACCGGATCGTCGTCAACGCGTGCCTCGACCGGGTGCGCCACGAACGGATCCGCACCGCGGACCCGTTGCCCGACGACCTCGAGACCCGCCTGCGCTCACCGGAGCGGGCTCCCGTCGAGCCGGCGGTGGTGGCCGAGGCCCACGACCGGCGTGCCGTCGTGCTCGATGCGCTCGCGTCCCTCCCCGCCGAGCAGCGCGCTGCCCTCGTGCTCGTCGACATGGAGGGCTACTCCGTCGCCGAGGCGGCGACGATCCTCGACTGCGCGGTGGGCACGGTGAAGTCGCGCTGTGCCCGCGGACGCGCCCGGCTCGCGCCCCTGCTCGGCGTTCTCCGTGAGACCGGGGACACCCCCGACCCCGGGAACCCGCCGGCCGATGCCGACGTCCCATCCACGAGCCCCAGCCGCGCCCCGCCGGCCGACGGCACCGTCCAGCCCGCCTGACCCGACCGATCCCGCGACCCCCGAGGAGGTGACCATGTCCGAGGACCTCACGCCCGACCAGACCGACGCCGTACGCCGCTCCCTGCGCGCCGCGCGCCACGAGGAGCCGCTGCCGGACGACGTCGCCGCACGCCTCGACGAGCGCCTCGCCGGGCTGGTGGCGGAGCGTTCGGCCGGGGCGCCGGCCGACGTCGCGCCCGTGGTCCCGCTGCGCCGGCGCCGGTGGCCCGCGGTCCTGGCGGCTGCCGCGGCCCTCACCGCGATCGGCCTCGGCGGCACCCAGCTGCTGCACCGCGGCGACCACGCCGACTCGCTCACGACCGCCGACCGGGCCGAGGCGACGGCCCCCTCGCCCTCGAGCCGCGCCGGTGCCGGGAACGTCGACGGCGCCCTCGACAACCTGGGCGGCCAGATGCAGCTCGCGATCACCCCCGAGATCCGCGCGGACCTGGCCCGCGCAGGCATCCGCCACGTGCGCCCGCTGCCGACCGGCGACCCGGCGCTCAGCAGCGTGGCCAAGGACGCCGCGCCCACGGCACCCCAGGAGGACGCGCGCGTCCCGTCGGCGTACGCAGCCTCGGCCGCCGCCTGCGGTGCGACCTTGCCGGATGACCTTCCCGACGGCAGCCGGATCTTCAGCGGCGTACGCGACGCGGAGCCGGTGCTCATCGTGCTCCGGCCGGAGATCGCGGCGACGCTCGTGACGGCGTATCCCTGTGACGGAGGCGTGCCGACGACGCTCCCGCTGGACTGAGCCGGGCCGCGGAACAACGCGCGCCTAGGATCGGTTGAGCAGCACACGTCACCCGATCCACCGGCCAGGAGGCCAACCGCTCATGAGCGAAGTCCGCAACGTCATCATCATCGGCTCCGGCCCGGCCGGTTACACCGCCGCGGTCTACGCCGCGCGCGCCAGCCTGAAGCCGCTGGTCTTCGAGGGTGCGGTCAGCGCGGGCGGTGCCCTCATGCAGACCACCGAGGTCGAGAACTACCCCGGCTTCCGCGACGGCATCATGGGCCCGGCCCTGATGGACGAGATGCGTGCCCAGGCCGAGCGCTTCGGCGCCGAGCTGGTCACCGACGACGTCACCGAGGTCGACCTCACCGGTGACATCAAGGTCGTCAAGACCTACGACGGCGAGTTCCGCGCCCGCTCCGTCATCCTCGCGATGGGTTCGGCCCACCGGAAGCTCGGCCTCCCCAACGAGGACGCGCTCTCCGGCCGGGGCGTCTCCTACTGCGCGACCTGCGACGGCTTCTTCTTCCGCGAGCAGGCGATCGCGGTCATCGGCGGCGGCGACTCGGCCGTCGAGGAGGCCACCTTCCTGAGCCGCTTCGCCTCGAAGGTCTACCTGGTGCACCGTCGCGACGAGCTGCGCGCCTCGAAGGCGATGCAGGAGCGCGCCTTCGCCGACCCGAAGATCGAGATGGTCTGGAACGCCGAGGTCGCCTCGATCAACGGCACCGAGTCGCTGGAAGGCCTGACCCTGCGCGACACCGTCACGGGCGAGACCCGCGACCTCGCGGTCACCGGCCTCTTCGTCGCCATCGGCCACGACCCGCGCTCCGAGCTCGTCAAGGGTCAGGTCGACCTCGACTCCGAGGGCTACGTCCTGGTGAACTCGCCCAACACGCACACCAACCTCGCGGGCGTCTTCGGTGCCGGCGACCTGGTCGACACCCACTACATGCAGGCGATCACCGCCGCGGGCTCGGGCTGCGCCTCGGCTCTCGACGCCGAGCGCTACATCGCGGCCCTCGACCACGCGGCCTCCACGGCCGGCTCGGCCGAGGCCACCGCCGTCGAGGCCGGCTGCGAGACCGTCTGATCCCGCGCCGTCCCGGGGAATGCATCCGGGCGACGTAGTGTTTGAACCCCCGTACCAAGCCTCTGAGCTGACTACCCCGCGCTCACCAACACCGGTCGAGCAGGGAAACCGAAAGGGAAAACCGTGGGCAACATCCCCGCCGTGACCGACGCCGCGTTCGACGCCGACGTCCTCAAGTCCGACAAGCCGGTCCTCGTGGACTTCTGGGCCGAGTGGTGCGGCCCGTGCCGCCAGGTCGCCCCGATCCTGGACGAGATCAACACCGCCCACGGCGACAAGATCACGTTCCTCAAGATGAACGTCGACGAGAACCCGGTGACGCCGTCCAACTACCGCGTCACGGGCATCCCGACCCTCGCCGTCTTCCAGAACGGCGAGATCGTCAAGACCATCGTCGGCGCCAAGCCGAAGGGCGCGCTCCTCAAGGAGCTCGAGGACTTCATCGGCTGAAGCCGGGCCGCTGAGCAGCCGAGCACGATCGGCTGACGAAGACGCCACGCGAGGCCGCCTCTCCCGCACGGGAGAGGCGGCCTTCGTCGTACCGGGATCTCCATGGCGCCGCGCGAGGGTCGCCTGAGAGAATGCGCCGTGCGCCAGATTCGTCAGAGCAAGAAGCTGCAGGGTGTCCGGTACGACGTGCGCGGACCGATCCTCGTCGAGGCCCAGCGGCTCGAGGCCGAGGGCCACCGGATCCTCAAGCTCAACATCGGCAACACCGGCCCGTTCGGCTTCGAGCCGCCGGAGCAGATCGTCGCCGACATGGTGCACCACCTGCAGAAGGCCGCGGGCTACAGCGACTCCAAGGGCATCTGGTCGGCGCGCACCGCCGTCATGAACTACTACCAGTCGCACGGTCTGCGCGACGTCGGCGTCGACGACATCTACATCGGCAACGGCGTCTCCGAGCTGATCTCGATGGTGCTGCAGACGTTCATCGACGACGGCAACGAGATCCTCGTGCCGGCGCCCGACTACCCGCTGTGGACGGCAGCCGTCACCCTGAGCGGTGGCACCCCGGTCCACTACCTCTGCGACGAGACCAACGGCTGGAACCCCGACCTCGCCGACATCGAGTCGAAGATCACCGAGAACACCCACGCCCTGGTGATCATCAACCCCAACAACCCGACGGGCGCGGTCTACTCCGAGGACGTCGTCAAGGGCCTGGTCGACATCGCCCGGCGGCACAACCTGGTGCTGATGGCCGACGAGATCTACGAGAAGATCCTCTTCGACGACGCGGTGCACCACCATGCTGCGACGTATGCCGGCGACGACGTGCTCTGCCTGACCTTCTCGGGACTCTCCAAGGCGTACCGGGTCTGCGGCTACCGCGCCGGCTGGGTGATGGTGTCGGGGCCGAAGGAGATCGCCACCGACTTCCTCGAGGGCCTGACCCTCATCGCCAACATGCGCATGTGCTCCAACGTGCCGGCACAGCACGCGATCCAGGCGGCGCTCGGCGGCTACCAGTCGATCGAGGAGCTGATCGTGCCGGGCGGCCGGTTCTACGACCAGGCGATGCTCGCCGACCGGCTGCTCAACGAGATCCCCGGCGTCTCCAACGTGACGCCGAAGGGCGCGCTCTACTGCTTCCCGCGGCTGGACCCCGAGGTCTACCCGATCGAGGACGACCAGCAGTTCGTGATCGACCTGCTGCGCGCCAAGAAGATCCTGGTCACCCACGGCACCGGCTTCAACTGGCCGAAGCCGGATCACTTCCGGCTGGTCACGCTGCCGGACGAGAAGGTGCTGAGCGAGGCGATCGAGCGGATCGCGGAGTTCCTGGAGATCCGCCGCCAGGGCTGACACCTGCACGAACCGACACAGAGACGTGTCACCGTGTCGGTTCCTGCAGGGTCGGCGCCGCCGACCCGACCGGCACCCCGAGGACGGCGGCGAGCTCACCGCCATGCGTCAGCTGCGGGTGGTGCCCGGCACCGGGGACGATGACCAGCTCGACGTTCCGCCGGGCGAGCTGCCCGGCCACGTCGCTGGCAAGCGGGTCATCGCTGCCCGTGACGATCCGGACCGGCCCGTCGAACCGCGCGAGCGCCTCCCGCAGCTCGCCCCGCCACTGCTCGGAACCGGCCCGGGCGAGCTGGGCGGCCACACGGCCCGCGGTACGGCGCCGGAGGTCGCCGACGCTCGACACGAGGTCCTCGGCGTGCAGGTCGCTGCCGGTCAGCTGCCGGGAGAGCCGCAGCGGGTCCGTGTGGCGCAGCCAGTGCCGGACCAGCGGCCGGACCCGGACCGAGGCCGGCATCCGGCCCTGGAGGAAGAACGGTGCGACCAGCGTCAGCGACCCGACCCGCCCGGGGAAGCGGTCTGCTGCGAGCACCGCGGCGGCCGCGCCGACCGAGTGGCCGACGAGGTGGACCGGACCGTCAGCCCCGACGAGGGAAGCAAGCCACGTGTCCCAGTCCTCCACGCCCGAGCCGCCGCTGAGCCCGAGGCCGGGCAGGTCGACGGCACGCGCGCCGATGGAGCGGGCGACGCCCGCCCAGGTGTCGGCGTTCACCGGCAGGCCGGGGAGGATCACGCGGTCGGAGCCGGCGACGCCGACCTCGAACGTCCGGACACCACCGACGTCGACGAACCGCCGGTCCCCGGCCGGGGCGGCGCCGAAGCGGTGCGCGGCGAGGTGGTCGCCCCACCGCTCGAGCGAGACCCGCACGTCGGGCGTCTGGATCCCGTGCCGTGCCGCGAGCTCGCGGGCTGACGCAGTCGGGTAGCGGTCCGAGGAGAGGAAGGTGAGCGTCTCGGGGTCCGCCTTGGTGATCGACTGCGGCAGTCGGGTGAGCAGACCGACGGGGAGCCGCAGCCGCGGGACCTTCACGCCGAGGTGCCGGCCCACATGGCCGAGCAGGTCCGCGAGCGGCGGCGTGTCGTCGTCGAGGACCCAGTAGGCGTGGCCGGCGGCTGCCGGATCCGCGGCCGCAGCCACCATGAAGGCCGCCAGGTGGTCGACGGTGAGGACGGGCAGGAAGGTCCTCTCGTCGCCCGGCAGCGCCGCGAGCCTGCCCTCCCACAGCTGCCCGATCGACGACGCGATGCCGATCTGCTGGTCGGTCTCGCCCGTCCGGCTGTCGCCGATGACGGTCGCCGGGTTCACCATGGTCCACGGCACCCCGCGCTCGGCGGCACGCGCCTGGAAGACCGCGTCGGCCTCCATCTTCGACGCTTCGTAGGCACCCAGCTCGGCGTACGTCGCGGCACGGCGCTCCGCCGACCAGGGCACCCCCGCCGGGTCCTGGCCTCCGACCCGGTAGCCAGAGACGTAGACGACCCGCTGGAGGTCCGGGATGCCGGCAGCGAAGTCGACCACCTTCTCGACGAGGTCCACGTTCCCGCGGCGGGCCTCCTCGACGCTCATGCCGAACCGGAAGTCGCCGGCGCACTGGTGGATCTCCGTGACGTCCGCGAACGCCGACGGCCCACCGGCGAGGATCTCCTCGGCGTCGAAGTCGACGATCGCCGTGGCGATGCTCCGTGCGAGGCCGTGGTCGCGGAGCCACCGCTCCACGCGGGCGCCGGACTCCGGCGTACGCACTGCGGCGGTCACGTCGGCGCCGTCGGCGGCGAGGGTCAGCATCAGGTGGCGACCGATCAGCCCGGAGGCGCCGAAGACGAGGGCGTGCCGGGTCATCGCGCCGCTCCCGCGGTCCCGCAGCGCTGGTCGACGAGCTCCGCGAGGACGTCCGCGGCGTTCGCCAGCGGCTGGGTGCTGCGCAGGGCGCGCGAGACGATGACTGCGCCTTCGATCGTCGCGACCACGACCGTCGCCAGCTCGCGGGCCTCACCCGCAGCGAGACCGTTGCTCTCGAGGAACGCCGCCGTCGGGGAGATCCAGGACTCGAAGGCCGTCGCGCACGCCTCGCGCAGGCGCTCGCTCTCGGCACCCATCTCGAGGGTGACCACCGAGACCGGGCACCCCAGCTGGAAGCCGCTGTCGCCCACGATGGCCGAGAGCGCCGCGATCGCGGCACGGATGGAGCCGGCGGGCGTGCCCGCCTCGAGTGCCGCCTCCGCGATCAACGTCTCGAAGCGCCGGGCCGCGAGCTCGACCGCCGCGAGACCGAGGCCCTCCTTGCCGTCAGGGAAGTGGAAGTAGACCGACCCCTTGGGGGCGGACGCGTGCGCGATGACGGCGCTGAGACCGGTGCCGCTGTAGCCGTTCGTCTGGATGAGCTCGAGCATCGACTCCGCGAGCCGTGCCTTCGTCAGGTCTCCCTTGGTTGCCATAGGGAGAAACTAGACCGGTCTACATATTTTGGCAAGCGGCGCTGGCCCGTGCCCTCCACGGCGGTCGGGCTAGCCCTGGCCGGAGCCCTCTCCCCGCACCGCGGGAGGCGCCGGCTTCGGCTGCTTCACCGGCCGGACGGCGTCGAGCAGCGCGCCGATCGCCTGCTCGACCTCGTCCTTCCAGCGCAGCGTGGAGCGCAGCTCCATCCGCATCCGCGGGTACGACGGGTGGGCACGCTGGGTGCGGAACCCGAGCGCGGTGAGGAAGCCGGTCGGGAGGACGCAGCCGTGCGGGTGACGCCGACTGTCACCGAACGCCTCGAGGGCCAGGACGTCGCGGTCGACCAGGTCCTTCGCGGCAGCGCGCACGAGCAGCCGGCCGAGCCCACCGCCGCGGTAGCCGGGGTCCACGTGGACGGTCAGCAGCTGCACCGCGTCGGGCGTCACAGGAGCGGTCGGCAGGACGCCACTGCCCGGCGCGAAGGCGGGCGGCGCGTAGAGCGCGTGCGCGGCAACCCGGTCGCCGTCGAGCAGGACGTGGCCGCAGGCGCCCCACTCGCGCAGCACCTCGGAGACCCAGTCACGCTTCTCCTCCGCTGCCTCGGCGGCGGTGAGGCGCGCCCGACGTACCGGGTCGAGCTGCCAGAAGAGGCAGTCGTGTCCGTGGCCCTCGACCGCAGCGAGGTGGTCGACCGCCAGGCGGACGGGACGACGCGACAAACCCATGGACGCCACCTCCTATCCTTGACTCCATCATGAGCGACATCACCCGCGGGAGCACGCGGCTCGACCAGTACGTCGACAGGTACGCCGCGCGCACCGAGGGGATGAAGGCCTCCGAGGTCCGCGCCCTCTTCTCCGTGGCCAGCCGGCCCGAGGTCGTCAGCCTCGCCGGCGGCATGCCCAACATCAGCGACCTCCCGCTCGACGTGGTCGGCAAGGGCATCGCCGACCTGATCGCCCACGACGGTCCGGTCGCCATGCAGTACGGCTCCGGCCAGGGCACCCCCGAGCTGCGCGAGCAGATCTGCGAGGTCATGCGGCTCGAGGGCATCGAGGCGCACCCCGACGACGTCGTCGTGACCGTCGGCTCACAGCAGGCCGTCGACCTGGTGACCCGCATCTTCTGCGACCCGGGTGACGTGGTGCTCTGCGAGGCGCCCAGCTACCTGGGCGCGCTGGGCGTCTTCCGGGCCTACGAGGCCGACGTCGTGCACGTCGAGATGGACGCCGACGGCCTCGTGCCGGAGGCACTGGCCCAGGCGATCGCGGTCACCAGGGCGGCCGGCAAGACGATCAAGTTCCTCTACACGATCCCGAACTACCACAACCCCGGTGGCATCTCGCTGAGCGCCGAGCGCCGTCCCGAGATCCTCCGGATCTGCCGCGAGGCCGACATCCTCATCCTCGAGGACAACCCCTACGGCCTGCTCGGCTTCGAGGGCACGATCCACCGCGCGCTCCGCGCCGACGAGCCCGAGGGTGTCATCTACCTCGGCTCCTTCTCCAAGACCTTCGCCCCCGGGTTCCGCGTCGGCTGGGCGCTCGCGCCCCACGCAGTGCGCGAGAAGCTCGTGCTCGCGCAGGAGTCGGCCACGCTCTGCCCGAGCGCCTTCTCGCAGTTGGCGATCTCCAGGTACCTCGAGAACCACGACTGGCTGGGCCAGGTCGAGGCGTTCCGTGCGATGTACAAGGAGCGCCGCGACGCGATGATCAGCGCGCTCGAGGACTTCATGCCGGCTGCCTGCCGCTGGAACGTCCCGACCGGCGGCTTCTACGTCTGGCTCACCCTTCCGCCGGGCATCGACGCGAAGGCGATGCTGCCCCGCGCGGTCACCGCCCGTGTCGCCTACGTCCCCGGCACGGCGTTCTTCGCCGACGGGTTCGGCTCCTCCTCCATGCGGCTCTCCTTCTGCTACCCCACCCCGGAGCGGATCCGCGAGGGCGTACGCCGACTGGCCGGCGTGCTCGAGGCGGAGATGGAGCTGCGCGAGACCTTCGGCGCGACCGGCACCATCCCGGCGATCCGCGCCTCCGACTACGACGCGCCCAGCAACGACCTGTCCTGACCCGCGCACCCCCTGGAGACGACGTGACCGAGAACCCCGTGCCCGCCGACCGCCCCGCCGGCCGGATCGTGGTGCTCGCGGGCGGCCTGTCCCACGAGCGCGACGTGTCGCTCCGCTCGGGACGCCGCGTGGCCGAGGCCCTGCGCTCGGCCGGCCTCGAGGTCGAGGAGCGTGACGTCGACTCCTCGCTGCTGCCCGATCTGCTCGCGTCGAAGCCGGCCTGCGTCGTCCCGATGCTGCACGGCGAGACCGGTGAGGACGGCACGATCCGTGAGGTCCTCGACCTGCTCGGCGTCCCCTACGTCGGCGCCGTCGCCGAGGCCTGCCGGGTCGCCTTCGACAAGCCCGTGGCGAAGACGGTGGCCGAGCGCGCGGGCCTGCACACCCCGGCCTCCGTCGTGCTGCCCGCGGAGTCGTTCCGCGAGCTCGGCGCCGCGGCGGTCATGGACCTGATCGTGGAGCGCCTCGGCCTGCCCCTCATGGTGAAGCCGGCCAAGAGCGGCTCGGCGCTGGGCTGCACGGTCGTCCGCTCCGCCGACGAGCTGCCGTCGGCGATGGTCAGCGCCTACGCCTACGGCACGGTCGCGCTGCTGGAGCAGTTCGTCGAGGGTGAGGAGGTCGCCGTGCCGATCGTCGACGACGGCTCCGGTCCCCGTGCCCTCCCGGTCGTCGGCATCAAGCCCGACAGCGGCGTCTACGACTTCACGGCGCGCTACACCGCCGGCAGCACGACGTTCCAGACCCCGGCGAAGCTCTCCGACGAGCTCACGGCCGAGTGCCAGCGCGTCGCGCTCACCGCGCACGCGGCGTTCGGCCTGCGCGACCTGTCGCGCTCGGACCTGATCGTGGACGCCGAGGGCACCGTCTGGTTCCTCGAGGTCAACGTCGCGCCGGGCTTCACCGAGACCTCGATCGTGCCGCTCGCGGTGCAGTCCGCGGGGCTCGACCTCGGCACGGTGGTCGCCGACATCATCAGCGCGGCTGCGAGGCGCTGATACCCCGCGGCCTCCGCACGGCGGGTAGTCGTTGTTCCTGGCGAACAACGTCAGGCGGGGGATTCACCTCGCCACGTCAGGAATCTGTCGCTTCCCTCCACCACCATGGCAGTCTGGGGCCTCTCTCCGCCCCGACGCACGGTCGACCGGACAGCACCCGAGGAGCACGCCCGCATGGACATCACCTACCCGATCATCATCGCCGCCGCGAAGTCCTGGTTCCGGCTCGGCGGCATGACGATCGACTTCGAGGGCTGGGAGAACATCCCCTCGGAGGGCGGCGCCGTGATGGCCACCAACCACAACTCTTACCTCGACTTCATCGTCTCGGGCTACCCGGGCGTGAAGAAGAAGCGCTACACCCGGTTCATGGCGAAGAAGGAGGTCTTCGATCACAAGGTCGGCGGCCCGCTGATGCGCTCCTTCCACCACCTGGCCGTGGACCGGGCCAACGGTGCGGAGGCGTTCCAGGTCGCCGTCGACGCCCTCAAGGCCGGCGAGATCGTGGGTGTCTACCCCGAGGCGACCATCTCGCGCTCGTTCCTGATCAAGGACATCAAGTCCGGCGCCGTCCGGATGGCCGTCGAGGCCGGCGTCCCGATCATCCCCGTCGCGCACTTCGGCATGCACCGCGTGCAGACCAAGGGCCATGCCCGTGACCTGTCGCGCGGCAAGACCCTGGTGATCCGCGTGGGCGAGCCGTTCGTGCCCGAGGGCACCGACGTCGCCGCCGACACCGCCGAGCTCAAGCGCCGCATGTCCGACCTCCTCGAGGAGTGCATCGCGGCGTACCCGGCCGACCAGAAGCCCGCGGGCGCCTGGTGGGTGCCCGCCAGCCACGGCGGCTCCGCCCCGTCGCTGGAGGAGGCCGAGCGGCTCGACGCCGAGGAGAAGAAGTCGCGCGCCGAGCGCAAGGCCGCCAAGGCTGCGGCGAAGGCGGCCGCAGCCAAGGGCTGACGCCTCAGGCGTCGGGGACTACTCCGGGAGCGGCGGCAACCTGACCGGGCTCGGCGCGGTCCACCCCCGCCAGATGGTGAGCAGCCGGAAACCCGTCGTCGCGGCCACACCGAGCAGCACCACCGCGACAGTAGGGGCGTCGAGGCGCATCGCCGCCACGGTCAGCGCGGCGCCGGCGAGAGCCGTCGTGCCGTAGAGCTGGGTGCCGGAC
The sequence above is a segment of the Nocardioides jiangxiensis genome. Coding sequences within it:
- the trxA gene encoding thioredoxin; the protein is MGNIPAVTDAAFDADVLKSDKPVLVDFWAEWCGPCRQVAPILDEINTAHGDKITFLKMNVDENPVTPSNYRVTGIPTLAVFQNGEIVKTIVGAKPKGALLKELEDFIG
- a CDS encoding alpha/beta fold hydrolase is translated as MTRHALVFGASGLIGRHLMLTLAADGADVTAAVRTPESGARVERWLRDHGLARSIATAIVDFDAEEILAGGPSAFADVTEIHQCAGDFRFGMSVEEARRGNVDLVEKVVDFAAGIPDLQRVVYVSGYRVGGQDPAGVPWSAERRAATYAELGAYEASKMEADAVFQARAAERGVPWTMVNPATVIGDSRTGETDQQIGIASSIGQLWEGRLAALPGDERTFLPVLTVDHLAAFMVAAAADPAAAGHAYWVLDDDTPPLADLLGHVGRHLGVKVPRLRLPVGLLTRLPQSITKADPETLTFLSSDRYPTASARELAARHGIQTPDVRVSLERWGDHLAAHRFGAAPAGDRRFVDVGGVRTFEVGVAGSDRVILPGLPVNADTWAGVARSIGARAVDLPGLGLSGGSGVEDWDTWLASLVGADGPVHLVGHSVGAAAAVLAADRFPGRVGSLTLVAPFFLQGRMPASVRVRPLVRHWLRHTDPLRLSRQLTGSDLHAEDLVSSVGDLRRRTAGRVAAQLARAGSEQWRGELREALARFDGPVRIVTGSDDPLASDVAGQLARRNVELVIVPGAGHHPQLTHGGELAAVLGVPVGSAAPTLQEPTR
- a CDS encoding protein kinase family protein, encoding MRPGDVLASRYRLTVLLHDRNGGRFWRAHDLVLARDVALHLIPEDDPRGPLLEEAARRSATVQDPRLLRVLDSASVDGLHYVVNEWGEGTSLNHLIAEEPLSPVRAAWLVSEVAGMIAAGHAAGVAHGRLVPENVLIDTTGAVKIIGFAVDAALHGLPPGRASADITDLGGLLYAALTGRWSGVSESGVPSAPIEHGRPLRPRQVRAGVPRVLDGICDSLLGAGTRFTSAAEVAEALTDYIGDPATVAAAEADRLRTGTTPVRRPGTDDTDATGALAAVTAPVPVPPMDGPSPDDTVLTPAVTEDDVERTQIGAPVFGDADDPEAAALADPDWHTPSEVAPAPPPPFEEVPERPLFAPDPPEGRLRRLPPPTSADAGFWPFGNTGELPAIPAVEEKEPAEPVPGRSWLRGALVLLAILVLLPMAYVIAGLVRHDGDTSTGSGSGGPSASAKPLPGVRATAFDPLGDNDEHNSDAALAVDGKATTAWTTSGYDQDLGPAGLKAGVGLVLDLGASHTVTSVDVTVQGGATSLQLFAAGGTSPGTVDGLDAVASGSGSSTITLTPTKAFSSRFLVVWMTSLPQVSGQFRGAIAEVEVHA
- a CDS encoding pyridoxal phosphate-dependent aminotransferase yields the protein MRQIRQSKKLQGVRYDVRGPILVEAQRLEAEGHRILKLNIGNTGPFGFEPPEQIVADMVHHLQKAAGYSDSKGIWSARTAVMNYYQSHGLRDVGVDDIYIGNGVSELISMVLQTFIDDGNEILVPAPDYPLWTAAVTLSGGTPVHYLCDETNGWNPDLADIESKITENTHALVIINPNNPTGAVYSEDVVKGLVDIARRHNLVLMADEIYEKILFDDAVHHHAATYAGDDVLCLTFSGLSKAYRVCGYRAGWVMVSGPKEIATDFLEGLTLIANMRMCSNVPAQHAIQAALGGYQSIEELIVPGGRFYDQAMLADRLLNEIPGVSNVTPKGALYCFPRLDPEVYPIEDDQQFVIDLLRAKKILVTHGTGFNWPKPDHFRLVTLPDEKVLSEAIERIAEFLEIRRQG
- the sigM gene encoding RNA polymerase sigma factor SigM; the encoded protein is MSESGPEGSDADLLAAHVDGDPEAFGLLFRRHRDRLWAVALRTLGDPDDAADALQDAMVSAFRRAASWRGEAAVTTWLHRIVVNACLDRVRHERIRTADPLPDDLETRLRSPERAPVEPAVVAEAHDRRAVVLDALASLPAEQRAALVLVDMEGYSVAEAATILDCAVGTVKSRCARGRARLAPLLGVLRETGDTPDPGNPPADADVPSTSPSRAPPADGTVQPA
- the trxB gene encoding thioredoxin-disulfide reductase, yielding MSEVRNVIIIGSGPAGYTAAVYAARASLKPLVFEGAVSAGGALMQTTEVENYPGFRDGIMGPALMDEMRAQAERFGAELVTDDVTEVDLTGDIKVVKTYDGEFRARSVILAMGSAHRKLGLPNEDALSGRGVSYCATCDGFFFREQAIAVIGGGDSAVEEATFLSRFASKVYLVHRRDELRASKAMQERAFADPKIEMVWNAEVASINGTESLEGLTLRDTVTGETRDLAVTGLFVAIGHDPRSELVKGQVDLDSEGYVLVNSPNTHTNLAGVFGAGDLVDTHYMQAITAAGSGCASALDAERYIAALDHAASTAGSAEATAVEAGCETV